One genomic region from Sorangium aterium encodes:
- a CDS encoding putative metal-binding motif-containing protein — MTRLALLWGALAAAALSGAACASSAPSPFPSAAGGAGGEGGEGGAGGEQAPADPTLGGPCVDDDQCEDGFPCTFDACDTALGRCRFTPDDSACQNDVYCDGVERCNPRLGCVPGAPIACDDQSTCTIDACDEATKACKSAPRDADLDGDPDEHCGGGDCDDADPTVSSAQPEVCGNDRDDDCDGRADEAGCVSPEHDTCLDALEISAPGSYAMTTAGAGFHYASSCGLPRPASTHDVVAAVILPPGPPVDVEVTARTEAPDEETEATDVAVTLAGQCGDAATEIACGGPHETADGGKLAKLRARGLGDPERATVLPLYVTTKVGAPVVVDVAFLPPTPAPENETCGTAAPLSPGAPALATILDAARDLGSACETGLGELVYTFELAEPQDVDLYAISTDGDGDPSLSLRSAACALPEDELACQTAAAPHLFRRALPAGVYAVAVSATAPTSALVTLELSPPTEPPPDERCEEAAELAPNRTVSVSLLGHQDDVDLGCGPAAVDAVYALDLPIASDVLLVEELSAGDSGAIALSAPACGGEGDRLACGVGEVTPLRSARRNVAPGSYRVVAEAQLGQPVSVTAFVRPAVPPTLVPFSDACAGALEIPESGGFFQGNTANAAADFNAGCDRAGTEEGGARDQLLRLTLTGRRRVVLDMAGSSYETLLSVRRGPGCPGVEMPLSCTIGTDPQRSFLDLVLDPGVYYLQIDGHALAQGLWFLDVWVVDPGDDAGP; from the coding sequence TTGACGCGTCTCGCTCTCCTCTGGGGAGCGCTCGCTGCGGCGGCGCTCTCTGGCGCCGCCTGCGCCTCGAGCGCCCCGAGCCCCTTCCCCTCGGCCGCCGGTGGAGCGGGCGGCGAGGGAGGTGAAGGCGGCGCCGGCGGCGAGCAGGCTCCAGCGGACCCGACGCTGGGCGGCCCGTGCGTCGACGACGATCAGTGCGAGGACGGATTTCCCTGCACCTTCGATGCGTGCGACACCGCCCTCGGGCGGTGCCGTTTCACGCCGGACGACAGCGCCTGCCAGAACGACGTCTACTGCGACGGCGTCGAGCGCTGCAACCCGCGGCTCGGCTGCGTGCCCGGCGCGCCGATCGCGTGCGACGATCAGAGCACCTGCACGATCGACGCCTGCGACGAGGCGACCAAGGCGTGCAAGAGCGCGCCGCGCGACGCCGATCTCGACGGCGATCCCGACGAGCACTGCGGCGGGGGCGACTGCGACGACGCCGATCCCACGGTGTCGTCGGCGCAGCCCGAGGTCTGCGGCAACGATCGGGACGACGACTGCGACGGGCGCGCCGACGAGGCCGGCTGCGTGTCTCCGGAGCACGACACGTGCCTGGACGCGCTGGAGATCTCCGCGCCGGGCTCGTACGCGATGACGACGGCGGGCGCGGGCTTCCACTACGCGAGCTCGTGCGGCCTGCCCCGCCCTGCGAGCACGCACGACGTCGTGGCCGCGGTGATCTTGCCGCCGGGGCCGCCTGTCGACGTCGAGGTGACCGCGCGGACGGAGGCCCCCGACGAGGAGACGGAGGCCACGGACGTCGCCGTGACGCTCGCCGGCCAGTGCGGCGACGCCGCGACCGAGATCGCGTGCGGGGGGCCCCACGAGACGGCGGACGGCGGCAAGCTCGCGAAGCTCCGGGCCCGCGGCCTCGGCGATCCCGAGCGGGCCACGGTGCTGCCGCTCTACGTGACGACGAAGGTGGGCGCGCCGGTCGTCGTCGACGTGGCGTTCCTGCCGCCGACGCCGGCGCCGGAGAACGAGACGTGCGGCACGGCGGCGCCCCTCTCGCCGGGCGCGCCGGCGCTGGCGACGATCCTCGACGCCGCCCGGGATCTCGGGAGCGCGTGCGAGACCGGGCTCGGGGAGCTCGTGTACACGTTCGAGCTCGCCGAGCCCCAGGACGTCGACCTCTACGCGATCTCGACCGACGGCGACGGCGACCCCTCGCTCTCGCTGCGGAGCGCCGCGTGCGCGCTGCCGGAGGACGAGCTCGCCTGCCAGACGGCGGCGGCGCCGCACCTCTTCCGGCGCGCGCTGCCTGCGGGGGTGTACGCCGTCGCGGTCTCCGCGACGGCGCCGACCTCGGCGCTCGTCACGCTGGAGCTCTCGCCGCCGACCGAGCCGCCGCCGGACGAGCGGTGCGAAGAAGCGGCCGAGCTCGCGCCGAACCGGACGGTCTCCGTGTCGCTGCTCGGCCACCAGGACGACGTCGATCTCGGCTGCGGCCCGGCGGCCGTCGACGCTGTGTACGCGCTCGATCTGCCGATCGCGTCCGACGTGCTGCTCGTCGAGGAGCTGTCGGCCGGCGACTCCGGCGCGATCGCCCTGTCCGCGCCGGCGTGCGGCGGCGAAGGCGATCGGCTCGCGTGCGGCGTGGGCGAGGTCACGCCGCTCCGGAGCGCGCGGCGCAACGTCGCGCCGGGGTCGTACCGCGTCGTGGCCGAGGCGCAGCTCGGCCAGCCCGTGAGCGTGACGGCGTTCGTCCGGCCGGCGGTGCCGCCGACGCTGGTGCCGTTCTCCGACGCGTGCGCGGGGGCGCTGGAGATCCCGGAGAGCGGCGGCTTCTTCCAGGGCAACACGGCCAACGCCGCCGCGGACTTCAATGCCGGCTGCGACCGCGCCGGCACGGAGGAGGGGGGCGCCCGGGACCAGCTCCTCCGGCTCACGCTCACCGGGCGCAGGCGGGTCGTGCTCGACATGGCCGGATCGAGCTACGAGACGCTGCTCTCGGTCCGCCGCGGCCCGGGCTGTCCCGGGGTCGAAATGCCGCTTTCCTGCACGATCGGTACGGATCCGCAGCGGAGCTTCCTCGATCTCGTGCTCGATCCTGGCGTCTATTACCTCCAGATCGACGGCCACGCGCTCGCGCAAGGCCTGTGGTTCCTGGACGTGTGGGTCGTCGACCCCGGGGACGACGCCGGCCCCTGA
- a CDS encoding ABC transporter permease: MFGRISAIALNTYRESLRARILIGLAGVAFAVAFYSIIVGAYTLRNGARVVSDLGVASISVFSIAVAVIIGATSLYRELEQKTIFPILARPVRRGEHLVGKYLGTLLTLAVFILADAGLVLQISAVLAGRSLALVAGAGAASLAALGVVAWRSPLARTYGFIPWAAVFLVLGVLFSGGAPTERRVVLAGSALAFLEVGIVAAVATLFSSFSTPFLSSLLTLGVFLIGRNADSLARLPVKYFGPQISAAAHAFSKVVPNLQIYVPPRPLLAGEVADANLLVYLGWAAITCAGWALILLLVAAFVFKRRDFL, translated from the coding sequence ATGTTCGGCCGCATCTCTGCGATCGCCCTCAACACCTACCGGGAATCGCTTCGGGCGCGCATCCTCATCGGCCTCGCGGGCGTCGCCTTCGCGGTCGCGTTCTACTCGATCATCGTCGGCGCCTACACGCTCCGCAACGGGGCGCGGGTCGTCAGCGACCTCGGCGTCGCGTCGATCTCGGTCTTCAGCATCGCGGTCGCGGTCATCATCGGCGCGACGTCGCTGTACCGAGAGCTCGAGCAGAAGACGATCTTCCCGATCCTGGCCCGCCCGGTGCGCCGCGGCGAGCACCTCGTCGGCAAGTACCTCGGCACGTTGCTCACGCTCGCGGTGTTCATCCTGGCCGACGCCGGGCTCGTGCTGCAGATCAGCGCCGTGCTGGCCGGCCGCTCGCTGGCCCTCGTGGCGGGCGCCGGGGCCGCCTCGCTCGCGGCGCTCGGGGTCGTGGCGTGGCGCTCGCCGCTGGCGCGCACGTACGGGTTCATCCCCTGGGCGGCGGTCTTCCTCGTGCTCGGCGTGCTCTTCTCGGGCGGCGCGCCGACGGAGCGGCGCGTCGTGCTCGCGGGCAGCGCGCTCGCGTTCCTCGAGGTCGGCATCGTCGCCGCTGTGGCGACGCTGTTCTCGTCGTTCTCGACGCCGTTCCTGTCGTCGCTGCTCACGCTGGGCGTCTTCCTCATCGGGCGCAACGCCGACTCGCTCGCCCGGCTGCCGGTGAAGTACTTCGGCCCCCAGATCAGCGCCGCGGCGCACGCCTTCTCCAAGGTCGTCCCGAACCTTCAGATCTACGTGCCGCCGCGCCCGTTGCTCGCGGGTGAGGTCGCGGACGCGAACCTCCTCGTGTACCTGGGCTGGGCGGCGATCACGTGCGCCGGGTGGGCGCTCATTCTCCTTCTGGTGGCGGCGTTCGTCTTCAAGAGACGCGACTTTCTGTGA
- a CDS encoding nucleotidyl transferase AbiEii/AbiGii toxin family protein produces the protein MKVSLFGEIQFGRVGEPALTEDGIIRVASILDLAGTKVKALLQRVESKDYLDIAALISAGVAIDRVLGSARSLFGPAFNPLIARKTLAYFEGGDLASLPEAVKGLLIQHATRDVEVLPLPKLSERLD, from the coding sequence GTGAAGGTGTCGCTCTTCGGCGAGATACAGTTCGGGCGCGTGGGGGAGCCGGCGCTGACGGAAGACGGTATCATCCGAGTGGCGTCCATCCTGGACCTGGCGGGGACCAAGGTGAAGGCGCTGCTCCAGCGCGTCGAGTCCAAGGACTATCTCGACATCGCGGCGCTCATCAGCGCGGGAGTGGCGATCGACCGGGTCCTGGGGTCGGCGCGCTCGCTCTTCGGACCCGCGTTCAACCCGCTCATTGCACGGAAGACGCTCGCCTATTTCGAGGGCGGGGATCTTGCGAGCTTGCCGGAAGCCGTGAAAGGGCTGCTCATACAGCATGCGACACGCGACGTCGAAGTCTTGCCGCTGCCCAAGCTGTCTGAGCGGCTTGATTGA
- a CDS encoding caspase family protein yields MIEKDTAVHPGLPDAVKPALAAAREVVSRLRGGALLVGVEDYKAHDATGGKDLLAGRNDVLAYWKVCRRLGFTHIRVLTSPALTEDEIVRAELELVPELSPGETEDQVKARVRRWLANEEATARAEIRGETADEVADAVARWLESVRQEPDALSVVLREATSSELKEGARWLARGLIIRLKLSWGDFQVDEAWMTLPGIMTYSGHGAQVEGDLALCPTDTGPGLENAVPFTDLRGIFDEDDGAAFGKRSTDNLTVILDCCFAAASDPTGKAERAATLTQAGSASANAPRANKEIGSRVFCASSRDEPSYQAMLGGHWHGAFTWAITVALEQWKIKEDGQFRRSTMSHTELLFRSRMLLQALSFRQHPILVDELGSLPVFHHGPPDGAATSARPDAARTGGQLDPSVKLANSYVEYVMKDKITKAVLAKVLVTNTSVQDNWTPNAEHWNITGARLDSTAYTGGIEVTRTEKLWANGPSFPMSDVSFRCAVYPAWSLPSVRTATFHVFRSQGGWVCGFRIDVTKLNGTWSGRISWAKPPTDSNMVFKVVGDTLPMHFQDSSLSVWSTSVSGP; encoded by the coding sequence ATGATCGAGAAGGACACCGCAGTTCACCCGGGTCTTCCGGACGCCGTGAAGCCCGCGCTCGCCGCCGCCAGGGAGGTTGTGTCGAGGCTCCGCGGCGGCGCCCTGCTGGTCGGCGTCGAGGACTACAAGGCGCACGACGCGACGGGCGGCAAGGACCTGCTGGCGGGGCGCAACGACGTGCTCGCCTACTGGAAGGTGTGTCGCCGGCTAGGCTTCACGCACATCCGGGTGCTCACGAGCCCGGCGCTCACAGAAGACGAGATCGTCCGGGCCGAGCTGGAGCTGGTCCCCGAGCTCTCGCCCGGTGAGACCGAGGATCAGGTCAAAGCCCGTGTCAGGCGGTGGCTGGCGAACGAGGAGGCGACAGCGCGCGCCGAGATCCGGGGCGAGACAGCGGACGAGGTCGCGGACGCCGTCGCGCGATGGCTGGAGAGCGTGCGGCAAGAGCCGGACGCGCTGAGCGTGGTCCTGCGGGAGGCCACCTCGTCGGAGCTGAAGGAGGGCGCCCGCTGGCTGGCCAGGGGGCTCATCATCCGGTTGAAGCTGTCGTGGGGCGACTTTCAGGTCGACGAGGCGTGGATGACGTTGCCGGGGATCATGACGTATTCCGGGCACGGCGCGCAGGTGGAGGGCGACCTCGCCCTCTGCCCGACCGACACCGGCCCCGGCCTCGAGAACGCCGTACCTTTCACGGACCTGCGCGGGATCTTCGACGAAGACGACGGCGCCGCTTTCGGCAAGCGCTCTACCGATAACCTCACCGTCATCCTCGACTGTTGCTTCGCGGCCGCGAGCGACCCGACCGGCAAGGCCGAGCGGGCGGCCACCCTCACGCAGGCGGGGTCGGCCTCGGCGAACGCGCCTCGGGCGAACAAGGAGATCGGGAGCCGGGTGTTCTGCGCGTCGAGCCGCGACGAGCCGTCGTACCAGGCCATGCTCGGCGGGCACTGGCACGGCGCGTTCACGTGGGCGATCACCGTGGCGCTGGAGCAGTGGAAGATCAAAGAAGACGGCCAGTTCAGGCGAAGCACGATGTCGCACACCGAGCTCCTCTTCCGGTCGAGGATGCTGCTCCAGGCGCTGTCGTTCCGGCAGCACCCGATCCTCGTGGACGAGCTGGGGAGCCTGCCGGTGTTTCACCATGGGCCGCCTGACGGCGCAGCGACGAGCGCGCGACCCGACGCGGCGCGGACGGGCGGACAGCTCGACCCTTCGGTCAAGCTCGCCAACAGCTACGTCGAATATGTGATGAAGGACAAGATAACGAAGGCCGTGCTGGCGAAGGTCCTCGTCACGAATACCTCTGTCCAGGACAACTGGACTCCAAACGCCGAGCACTGGAACATCACGGGCGCCAGGCTCGATTCAACGGCGTACACCGGGGGGATCGAGGTGACCAGGACGGAGAAGCTCTGGGCCAATGGGCCTTCCTTCCCGATGAGCGACGTGAGCTTCAGATGCGCCGTGTATCCGGCCTGGTCGCTGCCCTCTGTTCGAACTGCCACTTTTCACGTCTTCCGCAGCCAAGGGGGCTGGGTGTGCGGCTTCAGGATCGATGTGACAAAGCTCAATGGTACGTGGTCCGGAAGGATCTCGTGGGCCAAGCCGCCGACCGATAGCAACATGGTGTTCAAGGTGGTCGGTGACACGCTGCCCATGCATTTCCAAGATTCGTCGTTGTCGGTCTGGTCCACGTCTGTATCTGGACCCTGA
- a CDS encoding bifunctional serine/threonine-protein kinase/formylglycine-generating enzyme family protein gives MKAGHHEATQDARGPQEDTLAADGSGVVRTGSPGRTEASIQAGLPGRYEDLGPIAGGSFGEVRRARDTVLDRVVAMKLLRAEHAGEPHLRRRFLVEAQITAQLQHPGIVALYDRGELPDGRLWFTMKEVRGRTLQDLITELHASASPAGFRAAPSGWTFRRVVDAFARIAQAMAYAHSRGVVHRDLKPDNLMAGEFGEVLVMDWGLARRVGFADAAEGGISGPPDDAGSAGLTRHGDIVGTPAYMPPEQARGDTRLHGPASDVYSLGAVLYCLLAGRPPYRGDHAREVLSALLAGPPVPVSDAAAGGPAVPAELAAIVERAMRPEIERRYESAEAMARDVVAWLDGVRRREQALAALEHARAFEPEIAALRAQAAAAEARARAVQSELRPFDPVEKKRPAWELEDEARRAGRAAALLETRWLEAVQGALSLDPDLSEARAMLADHHRARLIEAELSHRDEDAARAEEMLRVHDRGRNAAFLRGDGAVTVVTDPPGAEVMVERFVLEDRRLVPVREGVLGPTPLLEVPLKRGSYLLRLRAAGRAEVRYPVLIGRDEHWDGRAPGEERPYPIILPREGELGADDVYVPAGWCWIGGDAVTPDSLPRRRVWVDALVMRRFPVTTGEYIAFLNDLVATGREAEALAACPRAQLGLAEGGDELALLRDERGLFGLPPDREGLSWRLDWPVVLVDWNASAAYARWLCERTGLPWRLPNELEREKAARGVDGRFLPWGNHVDPTFACVVDATAGEPAREGVNGHPFDESPYGVRGLAGNTRDWCNNVWKHEGPAVEGDRLRPDAAAPDEPDFMVIKGGAWASTMMYSRAAARFGGRPHVRRPVVGLRVVRRAPFA, from the coding sequence ATGAAGGCCGGCCACCACGAGGCGACCCAGGACGCGCGCGGTCCTCAGGAGGACACGCTCGCCGCGGACGGCAGCGGCGTCGTCCGGACAGGCTCGCCCGGGCGGACGGAGGCCTCGATCCAGGCGGGCCTCCCCGGTCGCTACGAGGACCTCGGTCCGATCGCGGGCGGCTCGTTCGGCGAGGTGCGGCGCGCGCGCGACACCGTGCTGGATCGCGTCGTCGCGATGAAGCTCTTGCGCGCCGAGCACGCGGGTGAGCCTCACCTGCGCCGCCGCTTCCTCGTCGAGGCGCAGATCACAGCGCAGCTCCAGCACCCTGGGATCGTCGCTCTCTATGATCGCGGCGAGCTCCCGGACGGGCGGCTGTGGTTCACGATGAAAGAGGTGCGCGGCCGCACGCTGCAAGACCTCATCACCGAGCTCCACGCGAGCGCGAGCCCCGCGGGCTTTCGCGCCGCGCCCTCGGGCTGGACGTTCCGGCGCGTGGTCGACGCGTTCGCGCGCATCGCTCAGGCGATGGCCTACGCGCACAGCCGCGGCGTCGTGCACCGCGATCTCAAGCCGGATAACCTCATGGCCGGCGAGTTCGGCGAGGTGCTGGTGATGGACTGGGGCCTCGCGCGGCGGGTGGGCTTCGCGGACGCGGCCGAAGGCGGGATCAGCGGCCCGCCGGACGACGCGGGCTCGGCCGGGCTGACGCGTCATGGAGATATCGTCGGCACGCCCGCGTACATGCCGCCGGAGCAGGCCCGCGGGGACACTCGATTGCACGGCCCCGCCAGCGATGTCTATTCGCTCGGCGCTGTCCTTTATTGCCTGCTCGCCGGGCGGCCCCCTTATCGGGGCGACCACGCCAGGGAGGTGCTGTCAGCGCTCCTCGCGGGCCCGCCCGTGCCCGTGAGCGACGCCGCCGCCGGCGGGCCTGCCGTGCCGGCCGAGCTCGCTGCGATCGTGGAGCGCGCGATGCGCCCCGAGATCGAGCGACGCTACGAGAGCGCGGAGGCGATGGCCCGCGACGTCGTGGCGTGGCTGGACGGCGTGCGGCGGCGGGAGCAGGCGCTCGCGGCGCTGGAGCACGCGCGGGCGTTCGAGCCGGAGATCGCGGCGCTGCGCGCGCAGGCGGCGGCGGCGGAGGCGCGGGCGCGGGCGGTCCAGAGCGAGCTCAGGCCGTTCGATCCGGTCGAGAAGAAGCGCCCCGCGTGGGAGCTGGAGGACGAGGCTCGGCGAGCGGGCAGAGCCGCGGCGCTGCTCGAGACGCGGTGGTTGGAGGCGGTGCAAGGCGCGTTGAGCCTGGATCCCGACCTCTCCGAGGCGCGCGCGATGCTCGCGGATCACCACCGGGCGCGCCTGATCGAGGCGGAGCTCTCGCATCGAGACGAGGACGCGGCGCGCGCCGAGGAGATGTTGCGCGTCCACGATCGGGGCCGGAACGCCGCGTTCTTGCGGGGGGACGGGGCGGTGACGGTGGTGACGGACCCGCCGGGCGCGGAGGTGATGGTCGAGCGGTTTGTGCTGGAGGACCGGCGGCTCGTGCCGGTGCGCGAGGGGGTGCTCGGGCCGACTCCGCTTCTGGAGGTGCCGTTGAAGCGGGGGAGTTATCTGCTGCGGCTCCGCGCGGCGGGGCGGGCGGAGGTCCGATATCCGGTGCTGATCGGGCGGGACGAGCACTGGGACGGCAGGGCTCCGGGGGAGGAGAGGCCGTATCCGATCATCCTGCCGCGGGAGGGGGAGCTCGGGGCGGACGACGTGTACGTGCCGGCGGGGTGGTGCTGGATCGGCGGGGATGCGGTCACCCCCGACAGCTTGCCGCGCCGCCGGGTCTGGGTCGACGCGCTCGTGATGCGCCGGTTCCCGGTGACCACGGGCGAATACATCGCCTTTCTGAACGATCTGGTCGCGACCGGACGCGAGGCGGAGGCGCTCGCCGCCTGCCCCAGGGCGCAGCTCGGCCTCGCGGAGGGAGGTGATGAGCTGGCATTGCTCCGGGACGAGCGGGGTCTCTTCGGGCTGCCTCCGGATCGCGAGGGGTTGTCCTGGCGGCTGGACTGGCCGGTGGTCCTCGTGGACTGGAATGCGTCGGCGGCCTACGCGCGCTGGCTGTGCGAGCGGACCGGCTTGCCGTGGCGGCTGCCCAACGAGCTCGAGCGTGAGAAGGCCGCGCGCGGCGTCGATGGTCGCTTCTTGCCGTGGGGCAATCACGTCGATCCGACGTTCGCGTGTGTCGTCGACGCGACCGCGGGAGAACCGGCGCGTGAAGGCGTGAACGGCCACCCGTTCGACGAGAGCCCGTACGGGGTGCGAGGCCTCGCCGGGAACACGCGGGACTGGTGCAACAACGTGTGGAAACACGAGGGGCCCGCCGTCGAAGGAGACCGGCTCCGGCCGGACGCTGCGGCGCCGGACGAGCCGGATTTCATGGTCATCAAGGGCGGCGCGTGGGCCAGCACGATGATGTACAGCCGCGCCGCTGCTCGCTTCGGCGGCCGTCCCCATGTCCGCCGGCCCGTGGTGGGGCTGCGGGTGGTGCGGCGCGCGCCTTTCGCGTGA
- a CDS encoding sigma 54-interacting transcriptional regulator: MAASASTLDLGSSQTASTERSQGETTALMIAWAASEPHRIGELAFFESEGGAQILGRGGPRDGSGVERTVFYRQRPGCVERTADLAGPGLSREQLRVRPEGSRLRIERIGRCAMEVRGERVDRCVLEPGDTLLLKGQLLLFCTRRPRKLAPLTSAKLADAPVFGAPDSHGIVGECPAVWRLRDRIAWMATADEHTLLLGGSGSGKELAARAVHALSARARGPFIARNAATIPASLIDAELFGNVKGYPNPGMPERPGLIGAANGGTLFLDEIGELPEGLQANLLRVLDEGGEYHCLGAAVAKRSHFRLIGATNRDPAALKHDVGARLVLRLEVPGLDERRDDIPFLARHLLRRAAAKSPDAVRRFLTARGDGDPEPAVGATLIDHLMRRRYTTNLRELDALLWRAMSTSQGSEIEWSESSPSVAAPPPAAIEASDSPAGAAEPPPEIPDPSADRVRASLEEHGGNITRAAQALGLSSRYVLYRLMRKYGLSAE; encoded by the coding sequence ATGGCCGCTTCAGCCTCCACCCTCGACCTCGGCAGCTCGCAGACGGCCTCGACCGAGCGATCCCAGGGTGAAACAACAGCGCTGATGATCGCCTGGGCCGCCTCCGAGCCGCACCGGATAGGCGAGCTGGCGTTCTTCGAGTCCGAAGGGGGAGCGCAGATCCTCGGCCGCGGCGGGCCTCGGGACGGCTCCGGCGTCGAACGAACGGTCTTTTATCGCCAGCGGCCCGGCTGCGTCGAGCGCACTGCCGATCTCGCCGGCCCCGGCCTGTCGAGGGAGCAGCTCCGCGTTCGTCCGGAGGGGAGCCGGCTGCGGATCGAGCGGATCGGACGATGCGCGATGGAGGTCCGCGGCGAGCGCGTGGATCGGTGTGTCCTGGAGCCCGGGGACACGCTCCTGCTCAAGGGCCAGCTCCTGCTCTTTTGCACGCGCCGCCCCCGGAAGCTCGCCCCGCTCACCAGCGCGAAGCTCGCCGATGCGCCCGTGTTCGGCGCGCCGGACAGCCACGGGATCGTGGGCGAGTGCCCCGCTGTCTGGCGCCTCCGCGATCGCATCGCGTGGATGGCGACGGCCGACGAGCACACGCTGCTGCTCGGCGGGAGCGGCTCCGGCAAGGAGCTCGCCGCGCGCGCGGTGCACGCGCTGTCGGCCAGAGCGAGGGGGCCTTTCATCGCCCGCAACGCGGCGACGATCCCGGCGAGCCTCATCGACGCGGAGCTCTTCGGGAACGTGAAGGGGTATCCGAACCCCGGGATGCCGGAGCGGCCGGGCCTCATCGGCGCGGCGAACGGAGGCACGCTGTTCCTCGACGAGATAGGCGAGCTCCCAGAGGGCCTTCAGGCGAACCTGCTCCGCGTCCTCGACGAGGGCGGCGAATATCACTGTCTCGGCGCGGCGGTCGCGAAGCGCTCCCATTTCCGCCTGATCGGCGCGACCAACCGCGACCCGGCGGCGTTGAAGCACGACGTCGGCGCCCGCCTCGTGCTGCGCCTCGAGGTCCCGGGGCTCGACGAGCGGCGCGACGATATCCCCTTCCTGGCGCGGCACCTGCTCCGGCGCGCGGCCGCGAAGAGCCCCGACGCGGTACGGCGCTTCCTGACGGCGAGGGGCGACGGGGATCCGGAGCCCGCGGTCGGCGCGACCCTGATCGATCACCTGATGCGGCGCCGGTACACGACGAACCTCCGGGAGCTCGATGCCCTCCTGTGGCGCGCGATGTCGACGAGCCAGGGCAGCGAGATCGAGTGGTCGGAGAGCTCACCTTCCGTCGCTGCTCCACCGCCGGCGGCGATCGAGGCGTCGGACTCGCCGGCAGGCGCGGCAGAGCCGCCCCCCGAGATCCCGGATCCGTCCGCCGATCGTGTGCGGGCGAGCCTGGAGGAGCATGGGGGGAACATCACGCGCGCCGCGCAGGCGCTCGGGCTGTCGAGCCGCTACGTGCTCTATCGCCTGATGCGAAAATACGGACTCAGCGCGGAATAA
- a CDS encoding zinc metalloprotease HtpX codes for MKNQIKTILLLGVMSAILVSIGGALGPGYLVLFGVLALAMNLGAYFMSDRIVLAVHRAAEVSPIEAPGLHRMVEELSSRAGIPKPRVYVIPDAQPNAFATGRNPEHGVVAVTEGIMQLLSERELRGVLAHEIAHIKNRDILVSTIAAAFASGITWVAHAVSFAGIFGGSSDDEDGASPLGGLALAIVAPIAATLVQLGISRSREYMADELGAKLSGDPEALASALSKLEHGVALVPPEAARPATASLFIVNPLAGAGSVLKWFSTHPTTEERVSRLLSMASSGRAARGFSSVMA; via the coding sequence ATGAAGAATCAGATCAAGACGATCCTGTTGCTCGGCGTCATGTCGGCAATCCTGGTGTCCATCGGCGGGGCGCTGGGGCCCGGGTACCTCGTCTTGTTCGGCGTGCTCGCGCTCGCGATGAACCTGGGTGCGTATTTCATGTCCGACCGCATTGTGCTCGCGGTGCACCGGGCCGCCGAGGTCTCGCCCATCGAGGCCCCGGGGCTGCACCGGATGGTGGAGGAGCTCTCGAGCCGGGCGGGGATCCCGAAGCCCCGCGTCTATGTCATCCCGGACGCGCAGCCGAACGCCTTCGCCACGGGGCGCAACCCGGAGCACGGCGTCGTGGCGGTGACCGAGGGCATCATGCAGCTCCTGAGCGAGCGTGAGCTGCGCGGCGTGCTGGCGCACGAGATCGCGCACATCAAGAACCGCGACATCCTGGTATCGACGATCGCGGCGGCGTTCGCCTCGGGCATCACGTGGGTGGCCCACGCCGTGAGCTTCGCCGGGATATTCGGCGGATCGTCGGACGACGAGGACGGCGCGAGCCCGCTCGGCGGGCTGGCCCTCGCGATCGTGGCGCCGATCGCGGCGACCCTCGTGCAGCTCGGCATCTCGCGGTCGCGCGAGTACATGGCGGACGAGCTCGGCGCCAAGCTGTCCGGGGACCCGGAGGCGCTCGCCAGCGCGCTGTCCAAGCTGGAGCACGGCGTGGCGCTCGTGCCCCCCGAGGCGGCGCGCCCGGCGACGGCCAGCCTCTTCATCGTCAACCCGCTCGCCGGGGCCGGCTCGGTGCTGAAGTGGTTCTCGACGCACCCGACGACCGAGGAGCGCGTGAGCCGGCTGCTCTCGATGGCGTCGAGCGGCCGGGCGGCGCGGGGCTTTTCGAGCGTGATGGCCTGA